Proteins found in one Fusarium oxysporum Fo47 chromosome V, complete sequence genomic segment:
- a CDS encoding Aldehyde/histidinol dehydrogenase, whose product MGSSHHLPFSLTDESLFRPNSLINGEFVPSKEGKTFNVIDPGTGMTWTSCPDCTASDVDAAVKSSYEAFKSYSKTTPRFRAQTIMKWYNLMVSAREDLAHILVHETGKPLEEARGEIDYALTFVWWFSGEADRAHGSSITCALPGRRAMTIKQPIGVAAALVPWNFPIALALRKAAAALAAGCTMVIKPSPETPLTAVSVAYLALKAGFPPGALNVVTTSLENTPAVAEALCLSPLVKKVSFTGSTRVGKIIASLCAQNLKKTTFELGGNCPFIVFDDANVDQAMNQLMALKWRHAGQACVTSNRVFVQSNIYDSFVERLVSETRKLKLGHGMMEGATLGALTTTRGLDKAEELYEDAVSKGAKVVLGTGKRYDAEGYFMEPTILTDMKDEMLMTHEEIFAPLLGVYRFESEEEVVQRANDTPYGLASYVFTKNVDRLWRMFENLDAGMIGLNAGNSSSAEAPFGGIKDSGHGKESGKDVAIDEFLITKTGTMTVEGQY is encoded by the exons ATGGGAAGCTCACATCATCTCCCATTCAGCCTCACAGACGAGTCCCTTTTTCGTCCCAACTCTCTCATCAATGGAGAATTCGTCCCCTCAAAAGAAGGCAAGACCTTCAATGTCATCGATCCAGGAACCGGCATGACATGGACATCATGCCCAGACTGCACAGCATCCGACGTCGATGCAGCAGTGAAGTCGTCCTATGAAGCATTCAAGAGCTACTCCAAGACAACACCACGTTTCCGTGCTCAGACGATCATGAAATGGTACAATCTGATGGTCTCTGCAAGAGAAGACCTAGCTCATATTCTTGTCCATGAAACTGGCAAGCCCTTAGAAGAGGCCCGCGGCGAAATTGACTATGCTCTTACGTTCGTCTGGTGGTTCTCTGGTGAAGCGGATAGAGCGCATGGATCGTCGATTACCTGCGCTCTTCCTGGTCGGCGCGCCATGACTATCAAACAACCTATTGGCGTTGCGGCTGCTCTTGTTCCTTGGAATTTCCCTATTGCTCTAGCATTGCGCAAAGCAGCTGCCGCTCTTGCTGCAGGGTGCACAATGGTCATCAAGCCTTCACCCGAGACCCCTCTCACAGCAGTTTCAGTCGCTTATCTAGCGTTGAAAGCAGGCTTTCCGCCCGGTGCCCTCAACGTGGTGACCACATCTCTCGAGAATACACCAGCTGTCGCTGAAGCTCTTTGTCTCAGCCCGCTTGTGAAGAAGGTGAGCTTCACTGGCAGCACGAGGGTCGGCAAGATCATTGCTAGCCTATGTGCCCAGAATCTCAAGAAGACGACGTTTGAGCTCGGCGGGAATTGTCCCTTCATCGTGTTTGATGATGCCAACGTTGATCAGGCCATGAACCAGCTCATGGCTCTGAAATGGAGGCATGCAGGTCAGGCTTGTGTCACATCCAACAGAGTATTCGTTCAGAGTAACATCTACGATTCTTTTGTTGAGAGACTTGTATCTGAAACTCGGAAGCTGAAGCTTGGCCATGGTATGATGGAAGGGGCTACGTTGGGCGCGTTAACGACTACGCGGGGCCTCGACAAGGCGGAGGAGCTGTATGAAGATGCTGTCAGCAAGGGGGCAAAAGTTGTCCTTGGAACAGGGAAACGCTATGATGCGGAGGGATATTTTATGGAACCGACGATCTTAACCGATATGAAGGACGAGATGCTCATGACACACGAGGAGATCTTTGCTCCTCTACTTGGCGTCTACCGCTTTGAGTCAGAAGAGGAGGTCGTCCAAAGAGCCAACGACACTCCCTATGGTTTAGCAAGCTACGTGTTTACCAAGAATGTGGATAGGTTGTGGAGGATGTTTGAGAATCTCGATGCTGGAATGATTGGACTG AACGCAGGCAACAGTTCATCGGCTGAAGCGCCCTTCGGAGGAATCAAGGACAGTGGACATGGAAAAGAGAGTGGCAAGGATGTCGCGATTGATGAGTTCTTGATCACCAAGACGGGCACCATGACTGTTGAAGGTCAATATTAA
- a CDS encoding bacterial alpha-L-rhamnosidase, with protein sequence MNHIPPKPLKTRVLQRPSAQLVAPDIPPVRVTETISCKRVFSSQRGKTVLDFGQNLVGKLFIPCLPTEKDKCITLRHAEVMENGELGTRPLRDAKCCDTVIGSGEILSNWSPKFTFHGFRYVEVEGWPDDGPSPDDIRAVVLHTDMERRGFFECSNPYVNQLHNNIVWSMRGNFLSLPTDCPQRDERLGWTGDLQVFCPTATYLYDTLGILSNWLQDVSAEQLEEGKGGIPPLVCPNAISSNWPHMAQAIWDDVTVLAPDALFQYSSDKGLLERQFDSMHAWLERGVDRAPDGLWNPDKWQLADWLDPSAPPEDPGNGRTDNILVANAYLVHTTLVFSKLCSVLGKTELAAKYAQDGERLKVLFQRRYITAEGNLMSTSQTGLGLAIRFGLYPENDEQRKTAGKALDRLVRTARFHISTGFAGTPVISHALSEIGRSQLAYRMLLETTCPSWLYAVVSHDATTVWERWDSMLPDGLINPGQMTSFNHYALGAVGDWLHGTVGGISPHEPGWRVIRVRPIPGGNITSAKVSFNGPYGLVACEWKLEGQRFIMSLTIPPNCSALVTLPSEVRKDFTCEDEATRVLYSGHHSLECQFYAGEWPPKPMVAANQPMPVDSIAG encoded by the coding sequence ATGAACCATATACCTCCAAAACCTCTGAAGACAAGAGTTCTTCAGAGGCCATCGGCTCAACTTGTAGCACCTGATATTCCCCCTGTTCGTGTCACTGAGACCATCTCCTGCAAGCGCGTCTTCAGCAGTCAGAGGGGCAAAACGGTCTTGGACTTTGGTCAAAACCTCGTGGGCAAACTCTTCATTCCATGCCTTCCAACCGAGAAGGACAAATGTATCACCTTGCGTCATGCCGAGGTGATGGAGAATGGGGAGTTGGGAACACGGCCACTTCGTGACGCAAAATGCTGTGATACTGTGATCGGATCGGGTGAGATTCTCTCAAACTGGTCACCCAAGTTCACCTTCCATGGCTTCCGATATGTCGAAGTCGAAGGATGGCCGGATGACGGTCCCTCACCCGATGACATCCGAGCTGTTGTGCTTCATACAGATATGGAGCGCCGAGGGTTCTTCGAATGCTCCAATCCTTATGTGAACCAACTACACAATAATATCGTCTGGTCAATGCGCGGTAACTTCTTGTCTTTGCCGACAGACTGTCCCCAGCGAGATGAGCGTCTTGGATGGACCGGCGACCTGCAGGTATTTTGCCCAACAGCGACGTACCTCTATGACACATTGGGAATCCTTAGTAACTGGCTACAAGACGTGTCAGCAGAACAGCTGGAGGAAGGCAAGGGCGGCATACCTCCTCTCGTGTGTCCCAACGCCATTAGTTCCAATTGGCCTCATATGGCTCAAGCAATCTGGGACGATGTTACAGTCCTAGCTCCAGACGCTTTGTTTCAGTATAGCTCTGACAAAGGTCTCCTGGAGAGACAGTTTGATAGTATGCATGCTTGGCTGGAACGGGGTGTTGATAGGGCTCCGGATGGGCTTTGGAACCCTGATAAGTGGCAGCTGGCAGATTGGCTAGATCCAAGCGCACCGCCTGAGGATCCTGGAAATGGACGAACTGACAACATTCTCGTGGCGAATGCTTATCTTGTGCATACGACACTGGTATTCTCCAAGTTATGCTCCGTTCTTGGAAAGACGGAACTAGCTGCCAAGTATGCGCAAGACGGAGAGCGTTTGAAGGTCCTCTTTCAGAGGAGATACATCACAGCAGAGGGTAACCTAATGTCAACGTCTCAAACAGGTCTTGGTCTCGCCATCAGATTCGGTCTTTATCCCGAGAACGATGAACAACGCAAAACTGCTGGAAAAGCCCTCGATCGTCTAGTCCGCACCGCTCGCTTCCACATCAGCACAGGTTTCGCAGGAACACCGGTTATCTCCCACGCGCTATCTGAGATCGGCCGCTCACAACTGGCGTACCGTATGCTGCTCGAGACTACATGCCCTAGTTGGTTATATGCTGTAGTGTCACACGACGCAACGACTGTATGGGAACGCTGGGACAGTATGCTACCTGATGGGCTCATTAATCCTGGTCAAATGACGAGTTTCAACCACTATGCTCTTGGGGCAGTAGGTGATTGGCTTCACGGGACAGTTGGTGGTATTTCACCTCACGAGCCAGGTTGGCGCGTCATTCGAGTCCGCCCTATCCCTGGAGGGAATATCACCAGTGCGAAGGTATCGTTCAACGGACCTTATGGACTCGTTGCATGTGAATGGAAGCTTGAAGGTCAAAGGTTTATTATGTCGCTGACCATTCCTCCCAATTGTTCAGCTCTAGTCACTCTGCCTTCAGAGGTTCGAAAAGACTTTACttgtgaggatgaggctaCCAGAGTTCTTTACTCTGGCCACCATTCGCTGGAATGTCAATTTTATGCTGGAGAGTGGCCGCCCAAGCCAATGGTTGCGGCTAATCAGCCTATGCCTGTAGATAGTATCGCCGGGTAA
- a CDS encoding heterokaryon incompatibility protein-domain-containing protein has product MPRCAFCHTFTIDQDRFYLEFHPNLTSLKKSAENGCDFCHLCWTGFRQEWTGAQIESVLKGEVPEGVTKFEPGIWIYVHFTDYSPTLTQPRIIVSCGRYNPITSVRESSHGLGYINLAVYGKEGTAAGSRTPGRICAAEYEPDSYLTLIRGFLERCTKSHQACGIEGTYDMPTRVIDVGNGNQEDLPRLVVTDQGMKEKYLALSYCWGPATDTFTLNHKTIEGMLRGIDERRLVAAHRDTIALARQLGIQYIWIDALCIIQGDKDDWERESKLMAKVYGHATLTITAGRSGDARNSFIANTYKQHAPCCEFPLGDGQDGNVLIGPLRSADYGVTETRGWCCQEKRLSRRVVFFGKEQLFFLCRSSGYSEDRSYQEGKSILLHTFLNTSKGNSQLTRDRLLQYWDEIVVDFSRRQLSNPHDIFAALASIAAPISKALQSRYLAGLWECDLVRCLLWRPGYRVSSFFGPATRPLPTIFASAPVIRAPSWSWASIQGGVKPLTLQQFRRMKTKSQSGAPLMQPKQQQPDRWTVDPHCGADALHMPSCELQLLGRVQAAIVLTRTPSSDFIASLRKQKRPAGTMRRPVVLGRKELKEGSLNKDMSVFVALGIFDFDEESIEEVWCLQLTLEEGLMLCKKDDGTFQRIGVFQIFYLL; this is encoded by the exons ATGCCTCGATGCGCCTTCTGCCACACCTTTACTATTGATCAAGATCGCTTTTATCTAGAGTTCCACCCAAATCTCACGTCACTTAAAAAAAGCGCTGAAAATGGCTGCGACTTTTGTCATCTTTGCTGGACAGGCTTCCGACAAGAGTGGACAGGTGCTCAGATCGAATCTGTCCTCAAAGGCGAAGTTCCGGAAGGAGTTACTAAGTTTGAGCCGGGTATCTGGATTTACGTCCACTTCACAGACTACAGTCCTACTCTGACTCAGCCGCGCATTATCGTATCGTGCGGGAGATACAACCCTATCACTTCCGTGAGGGAAAGCAGCCATGGACTCGGCTACATAAACCTGGCCGTCTATGG GAAAGAGGGAACTGCGGCAGGTTCGCGAACACCTGGACGAATCTGCGCAGCAGAATATGAGCCGGATTCCTATCTCACCTTGATCCGGGGTTTTCTCGAAAGATGTACAAAGTCGCATCAAGCGTGCGGTATTGAGGGGACGTACGACATGCCGACCAGGGTCATCGACGTAGGCAACGGAAATCAAGAAGACCTTCCACGACTTGTCGTAACTGATCAGGGCATGAAGGAGAAATATCTTGCCTTGTCTTACTGCTGGGGGCCCGCTACAGACACCTTCACCCTCAATCACAAGACGATCGAGGGGATGCTGAGAGGGATCGATGAGCGTCGCCTCGTAGCGGCACATCGCGATACAATAGCATTAGCCCGCCAGTTGGGCATCCAATATATCTGGATAGACGCTCTATGCATAATCCAGGGCGACAAGGATGACTGGGAACGTGAATCAAAGCTCATGGCTAAAGTATATGGCCACGCAACCCTTACGATCACCGCAGGCAGGTCAGGCGATGCTCGCAACTCCTTCATCGCCAATACTTATAAACAACATGCTCCCTGTTGCGAGTTCCCTCTCGGTGATGGCCAGGATGGAAATGTTCTTATTGGCCCTTTAAGATCCGCTGACTACGGTGTTACTGAAACTCGCGGATGGTGTTGTCAGGAGAAGAGACTGAGCCGTCGGGTAGTGTTCTTCGGCAAAGAGCAGCTTTTTTTCCTATGCCGAAGCTCCGGTTACTCAGAGGACCGCAGCTATCAGGAGGGTAAATCTATCTTACTCCACACCTTTCTCAACACGAGCAAAGGGAATTCGCAATTGACACGAGATCGGCTCCTACAATATTGGGACGAGATTGTAGTCGACTTCTCCAGACGCCAACTATCGAACCCTCATGATATCTTTGCTGCCCTTGCCTCTATTGCTGCACCTATCTCCAAGGCTCTACAGTCACGCTACTTGGCCGGTCTCTGGGAGTGTGACCTTGTTCGTTGTTTGCTATGGAGGCCCGGCTACAGGGTCAGCAGCTTCTTTGGACCAGCAACGAGACCTTTGCCGACTATTTTTGCATCCGCCCCAGTGATCAGGGCgccttcttggtcttgggcttcCATTCAAGGTGGCGTCAAACCACTGACACTTCAACAATTTCGGAGGATGAAGACAAAGAGCCAAAGCGGAGCACCACTGATGCAACCGAAGCAGCAACAGCCCGACCGTTGGACGGTAGATCCTCATTGTGGAGCCGACGCACTGCACATGCCGTCTTGCGAACTTCAGCTTCTGGGACGGGTTCAAGCAGCAATTGTTCTCACGAGAACACCTTCGAGCGACTTCATCGCTTCGCTTCGAAAGCAAAAGAGGCCAGCAGGTACTATGCGTCGGCCAGTTGTGCTAGGGCGCAAGGAGCTGAAGGAAGGGAGCCTGAATAAAGACATGTCGGTGTTTGTGGCGCTAGGAATTTTTGATTTTGACGAAGAGAGTATTGAAGAAGTCTGGTGCTTGCAACTTACACTTGAGGAGGGGCTTATGCTGTGCAAGAAAGATGATGGGACGTTTCAGCGTATAGGAGTGTTTCAG ATATTTTACctcttataa
- a CDS encoding 3-oxoacyl-reductase, whose translation MSGRLQGKTAIVTGGASGFGKGIATKFISEGANVIITDLNEQQGQAVAQELSCAFTRADVTNSDDWRRVLEFAIEKYKQLDIVVNNAGAAYSKKPTEEVTPKDFDLVMNVNVKSVYYSTNVLVPYFLKEGRPGCFIQVASTAGIRPRPELTWYNASKAAVINATKTMAVEYGPKQIRFNSVSPVVGSTGMTHLFIGKPDTEENRKGFVSTIPMGRPSTPSDIANACCYLASDEASFITGVDLEVDGGRCV comes from the exons ATGTCAGGCCGTCTCCAAGGAAAAACCGCAATCGTCACAGGCGGCGCATCAGGCTTCGGCAAAGGCATCGCCACAAAATTCATCTCCGAAGGCGCCAACGTCATAATCACCGACCTCAACGaacaacaaggccaagccGTCGCCCAAGAACTATCCTGCGCTTTCACCCGCGCCGACGTCACCAACTCCGATGACTGGCGTCGCGTTCTCGAGTTTGCTATCGAGAAGTACAAACAGCTCGATATTGTCGTCAATAATGCTGGCGCTGCGTACTCCAAGAAACCAACTGAGGAGGTCACGCCTAAGGACTTTGACCTTGTGATGAATGTTAATGTCAAGAGCGTTTATTACTCTACTAATGTCCTGGTGCCGTACTTTTTGAAGGAGGGGAGGCCGGGGTGTTTTATTCAGGTTGCGAGTACGGCGGGTATTAGGCCTAGGCCTGAGTTGACGTGGTATAATGCCTCGAAAGCAGCTGTTATCAATGCTACCAAGACGATGGCTGTTGAGTATGGACCCAAGCAGATTCGGTTCAACTCTGTTTCTCCAGTTGTTGGAAGCACCGGAAT GACACATCTGTTTATTGGCAAGCCGGATACCGAGGAGAACAGAAAGGGCTTCGTCTCAACGATCCCAATGGGCAGACCTTCGACACCCAGCGACATCGCCAATGCTTGTTGCTACTTGGCTAGTGATGAAGCCTCTTTCATTACTGGTGTCGATTTGGAG GTTGATGGAGGTCGCTGCGTATAA
- a CDS encoding general substrate transporter produces the protein MGFLATAVALVAAQGGFIYGLDSGIIATTFGHDSFKLAMYGPSMVNTTHQGAIVSVYNAGQAIGGLTTGYVADKLSRKYTILIASILTIIGAVLQCAAANIGMMIAGRLVAGIGCGQILSVVPIYLAEVSKPDQRGFLVGLQGMMIAIGFGVANWIGYAGAFAKGDGQWRIPLAMQLPIPVLLVVMIFFVPFSPRWLVLKDRYDEAGQVLARLHENDQDETFVEQELLQIRTQIQLERDQGNLDWFTALGLMFSRKYVRRTLTASFIVTMSQLSGSSVIQNFQGVFYQTVGFTGRTALLISGVYGMMGIIGQIIYLVFVADKMPRTRTLWSGSIVLCVMIAICMALSAEFGSSNNDNQAGARGAIASIFLYSMSYAIFFNAMIWVVPSELFPFFLRTKGMALAVATKAIVAIVLSQITPLAIANVSWRYYSLFIASNAAAALFYFFLLPETVSVIIAGSVDGAQLSVRALHHIWPGLSRVKHPISRQSRLQEMFDLVMESSTRLVTVNAEHLVGIGKIYSNEGVVVAQFSHKVPVFDGNRAPKPG, from the exons ATGGGGTTTCTTGCAACAGCTGTTGCTCTCGTCGCAGCCCAAGGCGGCTTTATATATGGTCTCGACTCAG GCATCATCGCAACGACTTTCGGTCATGACAGCTTCAAACTCGCCATGTACGGACCATCGATGGTCAACACTACGCATCAAGGGGCCATTGTATCTGTATACAATGCTGGACAAGCCATTGGTGGCTTGACCACAGGATACGTCGCCGATAAGCTTAGCCGAAAATACACAATTCTGATCGCATCTATCCTGA CAATTATTGGCGCGGTTCTTCAGTGCGCTGCTGCCAACATCGGCATGATGATCGCAGGTCGTCTTGTCGCTGGCATTGGCTGCGGCCAGATCCTCTCTGTCGTTCCCATCTACCTCGCCGAAGTATCGAAACCCGACCAACGGGGCTTTCTTGTCGGTCTACAGGGAATGATGATCGCGATTGGCTTCGGTGTCGCCAACTGGATCGGCTACGCTGGCGCGTTTGCGAAAGGCGATGGACAATGGAGAATTCCTCTTGCTATGCAGCTACCTATCCCAGTACTGCTTGTtgtcatgatcttcttcgtTCCCTTCTCCCCACGCTGGCTGGTACTAAAGGATAGGTATGATGAGGCTGGTCAGGTCCTTGCTCGTCTACATGAGAATGACCAGGACGAGACCTTTGTTGAGCAGGAGCTTTTGCAGATCCGAACACAGATTCAGCTTGAGAGGGATCAAGGTAACCTGGACTGGTTCACAGCCCTTGGACTCATGTTCTCCCGCAAGTATGTTCGTCGGACCTTGACGGCTTCATTCATCGTGACTATGAGCCAACTCTCGGGCTCATCCGTCATTCAG AATTTTCAAGGCGTCTTCTATCAAACGGTAGGCTTTACAGGACGCACTGCACTGCTGATCAGCGGTGTCTATGGAATGATGGGTATCATCGGCCAGATCATCTACCTCGTCTTCGTCGCGGATAAAATGCCTCGCACTCGCACCTTATGGTCTGGATCCATCGTGCTCTGCGTTATGATTGCTATTTGCATGGCACTCAGCGCAGAATTTGGATCCTCAAACAACGACAACCAGGCTGGCGCGAGAGGTGCTATCGCGTCTATCTTCCTCTACTCGATGAGCTATGCTATCTTTTTCAACGCCATGATATGGGTGGTTCCTTCAGAACTCTTCCCTTTCTTCTTGAGGACTAAGGGTATGGCTCTAGCTGTGGCGACAAAAGCAATCGTGGCTATCGTTTTGTCTCAGATAACACCATTGGCTATTGCTAATGTCAGCTGGAG ATACTATTCACTCTTCATTGCATCCAACGCTGCTGCAGCGTTGTTCtacttcttccttcttcccGAAACAGTAAGTGTTATTAT CGCTGGAAGCGTCGATGGGGCTCAGCTCAGTGTCAGAGCACTTCATCATATCTGGCCAGGTCTTTCCCGTGTCAAGCATCCGATCTCTAGACAGAGCCGCCTGCAAGAAATGTTTGATTTGGTCATGGAATCTTCTACTAGGCTTGTAACAGTCAACGCGGAACAT CTGGTAGGCATTGGCAAGATTTACAGTAACGAGGGCGTAGT
- a CDS encoding Isopropylmalate dehydrogenase-like domain-containing protein, translating into MSENKVFRVLILPGDHVGPEIMAEALKVLDIIEASRPDIRFERDTDIVGGCSIDKHGTPVTDAVLEKALASDAVLFGSIGGPEWAGAEPTPESGLLKLRQRLDAFANLRPCEILVPSLVSASPIKAELVAGTKFIVVRENCGGAYFGKKEESEDEASDLWIYSRPEVERLARVSAAVARILHASSEKVNDGSKPVVWSADKANVLASGRLWRRATTDIFNKELTDIDLRHQLADSLAMLMVLDPKRFNNSVIHTDNTFGDVLSDISGGITGTLGVLPSASLAGVPGEGSCKGIYEPVHGSAPDISGKNLANPVAQILSLAMMLRYSFLLEKEADAIEQSVAKVLDTKEGGGLEIRTKDLGGSAKCSEVGDAVCEVLKNLLKN; encoded by the coding sequence ATGTCGGAAAACAAAGTATTTCGCGTCCTCATTCTGCCCGGCGACCATGTCGGTCCTGAAATTATGGCTGAAGCCCTCAAAGTTCTGGATATAATCGAAGCAAGTCGTCCAGATATCCGCTTCGAGCGAGACACAGACATCGTCGGCGGATGCAGTATCGACAAGCACGGCACTCCCGTCACAGACGCTGTCCTCGAAAAAGCCCTAGCCAGCGACGCCGTTCTCTTCGGCAGCATCGGTGGTCCAGAATGGGCAGGCGCCGAACCAACTCCCGAGTCAGGACTCTTGAAGCTGCGTCAGCGTCTCGATGCGTTTGCCAACTTGCGTCCCTGCGAGATTCTCGTTCCATCGCTAGTCAGCGCATCACctatcaaggctgagcttGTAGCCGGGACAAAGTTCATCGTTGTTCGAGAGAATTGTGGCGGTGCTTACTTtggcaagaaggaagagagtgaagatgaagcttcTGATCTTTGGATCTATTCACGACCTGAGGTTGAGAGATTGGCTCGTGTGAGTGCAGCTGTTGCGAGGATCTTGCACGCGAGCAGTGAGAAGGTGAATGATGGGAGCAAACCTGTTGTTTGGAGCGCAGACAAAGCCAATGTCCTTGCAAGTGGTCGTCTCTGGAGGCGTGCAACTACAGATATTTTCAACAAGGAACTCACCGACATTGATCTCCGCCATCAACTCGCTGATAGTCTCGCCATGTTGATGGTTCTGGATCCCAAGCGCTTCAACAACAGCGTAATCCATACCGACAACACGTTCGGCGACGTGCTCTCCGACATCTCCGGTGGCATCACAGGCACTCTCGGTGTTCTTCCCAGCGCAAGTCTCGCTGGCGTTCCAGGTGAAGGATCCTGCAAGGGGATCTATGAACCCGTTCATGGCAGTGCGCCTGATATCTCGGGCAAGAACCTCGCCAATCCGGTGGCGCAAATCTTGAGTTTGGCGATGATGTTGCGATACTCATTTTTGCTGGAGAAAGAGGCCGATGCGATTGAGCAGTCGGTTGCAAAGGTCCTGGATACAAAGGAGGGTGGTGGGTTGGAAATTAGGACTAAGGACCTCGGGGGAAGTGCAAAGTGTAGTGAGGTTGGAGATGCGGTTTGTGAGGTTCTGAAGAATTTGTTGAAGAATTAG
- a CDS encoding uncharacterized protein (of unknown function-domain containing protein), whose protein sequence is MTKFKRNAQSQPKHGKPSASGASKAPVAPPVRRPGWTGPSYIHKPAKKTPAAVKNTSSTEQIQSLSVKHSQLILDTIRTTFPAVDEFNALIPVLREVREALEQKDYCKAFGTQEFLEAYTIRWSPSRALTSANVLAWICSEMSEAAWVQKFLHNEGQQKPSKIVCFGRGGSDLLACVALLKHSHESKLDEIPRLESSSPDCNDSAMVDLNLIDRHVWSGIVTKLQHTLTHSPPLSKYATAKAHASNISAIPSQVLNLSVNHLVVLESDSTTLHAMIGPNPALITLFFTLHEFYSISISKTTAFLLRLTETAPKGSLLLVVDSPGADVVLPDSSNKGQEKKYPLEWLLYQALLPPKSSSTNSEEEEQPAWAKLIQGGHEKEYKLPTGLRFPGSLENTRFQVHLLERS, encoded by the coding sequence ATGACCAAATTCAAGCGCAATGCACAATCGCAACCAAAGCATGGCAAACCATCGGCCAGCGGTGCATCCAAGGCACCAGTTGCACCACCAGTTCGCCGTCCGGGATGGACGGGACCAAGCTATATACACAAACCCGCCAAAAAGACACCTGCAGCAGTGAAGAATACTAGCTCGACAGAACAGATCCAGAGTCTATCTGTTAAACATTCACAACTCATTCTTGACACAATCAGAACTACATTTCCTGCCGTCGACGAATTCAATGCATTGATACCAGTGTTACGCGAGGTCAGGGAAGCCCTTGAGCAAAAGGACTACTGCAAAGCATTCGGGACCCAAGAGTTCTTGGAGGCATATACAATCCGTTGGAGCCCTAGTAGAGCTCTGACAAGTGCAAATGTGCTGGCTTGGATTTGCAGTGAGATGAGCGAGGCTGCATGGGTTCAAAAGTTCCTTCACAATGAAGGGCAGCAGAAGCCATCCAAGATCGTATGCTTTGGGCGAGGAGGATCTGACTTGTTAGCGTGCGTGGCATTGCTAAAGCACTCTCACGAAAGCAAACTCGACGAAATTCCCCGGCTAGAGTCATCATCTCCTGATTGCAACGACAGTGCTATGGTTGATCTCAACCTTATTGATCGGCACGTTTGGTCAGGGATTGTCACAAAACTACAGCATACTCTGACACATTCTCCTCCCCTTTCTAAATATGCCACAGCCAAGGCGCACGCTTCAAATATCTCCGCTATCCCATCTCAAGTCTTAAATCTATCAGTCAACCACCTCGTCGTCCTCGAAAGCGATAGTACAACTCTACATGCGATGATTGGGCCCAATCCGGCACTAATTACTCTCTTCTTTACACTCCACGAATTCTACTCAATCTCAATATCCAAAACCACAGCTTTCTTATTGAGACTGACTGAGACAGCTCCTAAAGGAAGTCTATTGCTTGTTGTAGATAGCCCTGGAGCTGATGTCGTGCTACCTGATAGTAGCAACAAAGGACAGGAAAAGAAATACCCACTCGAGTGGCTACTTTACCAAGCTCTGCTACCACCcaagagcagcagcacaaattcagaggaggaggagcaacCAGCATGGGCGAAACTAATTCAAGGTGGCCATGAAAAGGAGTATAAGTTACCTACAGGACTAAGATTTCCAGGAAGTCTAGAGAATACCAGGTTCCAGGTGCACCTACTGGAACGTTCATAA